Within the Terriglobales bacterium genome, the region CCTTTGCATAAGTTCCCCCAGAGTGCCCCGCGGCTCGCTCGCGGCGCAGTCATCTCTGCAAACTTTGATGTGAGGCTGACGAAACGCGAAACTGCTGCTGGACGAAAAGCAATCAGCCCCTGAACGGCTTCAGCGAGGGTGCCCGCCTTTCGCCGGCAACGTGCAGGGGTTGCGGCTGACTGCTGATTGCGGAATGCTGCTTAACGCGCCACCCGCGCGGCGTCCTGCGGCCTTCCCGCCGCGCGATACGCCTCGGCCAAATGTTCGCGGACATCAGCTTCCACCCGCGCCCGCTCCGCTGCCGCCGCGTGCGGCAACAGCCGCGCGGCCGATTCCAGCGCCGCCACGCTCTCGCTGTACTCGCGCCGCGCCATGTGCACCACGCCCAGCGTGTCGGCCACCTCGGGACTGCTCGGCGCAAGCTCGCGCGCATTGCGCGCCAGCGCCAGCGCGCGCTCCAGGTTCGATCCCTGCCGCGCATAGATCCAGGCCAGGTTGTTCGCCGCTACGCCACTCGGCTCGCCGCGCCGCAGCGCGAACTCATAGGCGCGCGCCGCCGCGTCGTATTCGCGCCGCTCCTGCGCCCGCAGTCCCGCCACCAGCGCCGCCGCCTCCAGGCTGGTGCGCGACGCCACCTCCGCCGCCGCTTCCAGCTCGCCGCGCGCCGCGTAGGTCTCCACCAGCGCCCGCGCCGCCGTCCCTCGCGCCGGCTCCACCGCCAGCGAGCGGCGCAAGCAGCGCTCCGCGTCCGCATGCCATCCGCCAACCGCAAAGAGCCGCCCCGTAACCTCCAGCAGCGTTGCCGACTGCGGCGGCGTGTCGGCCACTTGCTCCATTCGCAGCAGCAACGGACGCGGCAGATTGCCCGTGCGGTAGAAGCGTGTCAGCGCTTCCATCGTCTCCGCCGACTGCGGCGCCAGCACCAGCGCGCGCTGAAACTCCAGCAGCGCGCCGCTCATCTTTCGCCTCTCCAGCGCGATCTGTCCCAGCACCAGATGCGGTTCGTACGCCTTCGCGTCCACCTGCACGCCGCGCCGCGCCACGCTTTCGGCCGCATCCAGCCTGCCTTGCGACAACAGGACGCGTGCGTACACCACCAGCGCCCGCAGGTCGCCGGGTTCCTGCCGCACCGCCGCGACAGCATCGCGCTCCGCATCCGCCGGATTGCCCGTCTCCAGCGCCGTCTCGGCCAGCGCCACGTGCGCCGGAAGATATCCCGCGTCGCTCTCCAGCGCCGCCTGCCACTCCTCGCGAGCACTCGACACATCGCCCGACCTGCGCCGCGCCTCGCCCAGCACGAAGTGCGCCGCCGCCGACTCCGGCGACAGCGTGACCGCGCTCGACGCCCGCAGCAGCGCCTCGCTCAAGTTGCCCTCCGCCAGCCCGATCTCCGCCTGCAACGTGCCGATCGTCGCCGCATCCAGTTCACTGCGATGGTTCTCCAGGTCAGCGCGCGCTCGCGCCAGCAGTGCGCTGCGTTCCCGCGGTCCGGTCGCGACCGACATCTGCGCCGCCGCCGCCGCGATGTCCGCCTCGACCAATCGCGTGATCACGGCGTTGCGCGCCTGCCGTGCTGCCGCGGCCGCCGGGCTCTCGTCGCCGCGATCGCAATGTCTCGCACCGGCCGGCGCCGCCTCGCCGCGCAACAATAGCTGCCCGTAGCGCAGGCTCGCCTCATCAGGACGCCCCGCGCCCAGCTGGAAGTCCGCCAGTGCCGTAGGCTGCGCCGGTTGCATCGCGTCCACCTTGCGCAGCAGCGCCACGGCCTCTTCCACTCTGCCGCTGCGCTCCAGGAACTGCGCCAGGCGCAGGTTCGTCTCCGGGGTGTCCGAAGCGCGCGCCGCATCGCGATAGTTGCGCTCCGCCGATTCCACGTTTCCTTCCTGCTCGTCCAGCCGCGCCAGCCCCAGCAGTGGCTGCGCGCTGCCCGGCGCCGCCGCCGCGCTGCGATAAAGCACGGCCCGCGCCTGGTCCACTCTATCGAGCTGGTTGTAAAGCTCGGCCAGCAACAACGACGCCTGCGTGCGCCGCGGATCAATCTCCAGCGCTCGCGAAAGCGCGATCACCGCCGGCCCGCCGCGTCCCAAGGTCGCCAGCGCTGCACCGATCATTGCCAGCGCATCCGCGTTATCGGGATTCCTGCGCGCGATCTCGCTGCCCATCTCCAGCGCCTTTTCCGGCGAGCCCGCCGCCAGGTAAAGTTCGGCCAGCCGCTGCCGCGCGCTATCGTTGCCGCCGTCCAGGTCGAGCGCCCGCTGATACGCGATGAACGCGTCGCTCGCCCGCTGCATCTGCCACAAACTCTCGCCCCGCTGATATTCGATCCGCGAACGCATCCCAGCCTGCTTGGCCTGCACCAGCGGCAACAGCGTGTCGTACACCGTCAGCGCCGCCGCCGGACGCGCCTGCGCCTCGAAGCGTTCCGCCCGCGCCATCTGCCAGCGCACCATCCGTTCGCAACCGGTTGTGAGGAAAACGATGGAGAGAAGAAAGAGAAGCCCCGCCCCGCGCCGCATGAGAAGTCAGATGACAGAGAACCAGCCGCGGATTGCCGGTCAGGTTGTTTCTACGGATGATCTGCGCGCTTCGCGTTGGTGGGATGCCACCCTGAGCGAGAGCCGGGCGACGGTGAGGCCCGACGAAGGATCCCTGCCTCGCCCGTGCCCTTGCCGCGAATCCAACTGCCGCCGGCCAAATGCCAACTGCTAATTGCCGCTCACAACTGCACCAGCTCGTTCTCCGCCATCGTCTTCAACTGCCCGCACGCGGCATAGATGTCGCGCCCGCGCGGCTTGCGCACAAACGCCGGAATTCCCGCCTCGATCAGGATGCGCTGAAACTCCGCCGTCCGCGTCTCCACCGGTGTTGCAAACTCAATGCCCGGCCCCGGATTCAGCGCGATCAGGTTCACCTTG harbors:
- a CDS encoding tetratricopeptide repeat protein — its product is MRRGAGLLFLLSIVFLTTGCERMVRWQMARAERFEAQARPAAALTVYDTLLPLVQAKQAGMRSRIEYQRGESLWQMQRASDAFIAYQRALDLDGGNDSARQRLAELYLAAGSPEKALEMGSEIARRNPDNADALAMIGAALATLGRGGPAVIALSRALEIDPRRTQASLLLAELYNQLDRVDQARAVLYRSAAAAPGSAQPLLGLARLDEQEGNVESAERNYRDAARASDTPETNLRLAQFLERSGRVEEAVALLRKVDAMQPAQPTALADFQLGAGRPDEASLRYGQLLLRGEAAPAGARHCDRGDESPAAAAARQARNAVITRLVEADIAAAAAQMSVATGPRERSALLARARADLENHRSELDAATIGTLQAEIGLAEGNLSEALLRASSAVTLSPESAAAHFVLGEARRRSGDVSSAREEWQAALESDAGYLPAHVALAETALETGNPADAERDAVAAVRQEPGDLRALVVYARVLLSQGRLDAAESVARRGVQVDAKAYEPHLVLGQIALERRKMSGALLEFQRALVLAPQSAETMEALTRFYRTGNLPRPLLLRMEQVADTPPQSATLLEVTGRLFAVGGWHADAERCLRRSLAVEPARGTAARALVETYAARGELEAAAEVASRTSLEAAALVAGLRAQERREYDAAARAYEFALRRGEPSGVAANNLAWIYARQGSNLERALALARNARELAPSSPEVADTLGVVHMARREYSESVAALESAARLLPHAAAAERARVEADVREHLAEAYRAAGRPQDAARVAR